The Pseudanabaena sp. ABRG5-3 genome includes the window GAAAAAGCGACTCATGGGGTAGGAGGTTTTGTGTTTAGCAAGAATTCTATAGGAAAACGAGGTTTATTGGCTGCACGGATTGTCTGAAGCCAACTAAGCGCTTTTTGAGTTGTCGGATGCTCAGTGCCAAGTTTTTTTTGTAAATCTGGATGGTGTGTTGGATGGATTGCAGGGCTTGGGGATGGCATTGGGTATTGTGATAAAGTTCGGCTAAACCAGATAAACTGTTGGCGACAGAGGGATGGTCTGCTCCTAGTTAAAGTTCCTTGATTTCGAGTGATCGCAGATAGAGAGGTTCGGCTTCGCTGTACTTCCCTTGCGAATCGTAAAGTACTGCAAAATTGTTGAGACTGACAAACCTAAATCTAGGCAGAAACTAATTGTCTTTCTTTGATAGGGTAATGATATAAAACCATTAATTGTCGTTCTGTTAGAGTTTCAATAGCGTAAGCTTTTCCATTAAGGTCGCTAAATTCGACTTCAAAGACTTTAGGTTCGTAAACTTCTACAATTGTGCCGACTTGTCCGCGATATAAGTGGCAGTTGGGGACATCTTCTAAGAGTGCGACTACATCTAGTAATTTCATGATAGATTACTTCTTTTTTCTTGCTAGTAGGCATCTTTACGATGACTGACACTTAGCAATAATACAATTAGCTCTCTGTCTTTAATTTCGTAGATAATGCGATAGTCACCGATCCTGACACGATAGATATTGTCGTAACCTTTAAGCTTTTTGACTCCATTAGGACGAGGATCATCAGCTAGAGAGCGTAATGTCACGATTAAGCGATCGCGTTCAATTTTTGTGATGTTATCTAGCTGCTTTTGAGCTGGTTTAGGGATGACGATGCGATAGCTCACGCTTGATTTACCTCGTATTGGTCGAGGGTTAAGTAATCACCTGAGAGATAGGCTGTTTGAGAAGCGAGAACATTTTCTTTTTCTTCTGGGGTTATTTCCTCTTCCGCATAGCGAGATTTGAGAAACAATACGAAGTCAAGAGTTTCTGCTAATAATGATTCAGAAATATTTTCGACTTCTTGAATTAGTTTTTCTTTGATAGTCATTGTTTTTAGGTGATCTGTTTATCTTTTTATTTTACATGGCATCACGGATCTCCTGAAGCCGACCGATCGCTTTTTGAGTTGTCGGGATGGTCTGTTCCTAGTTCTTGACTAATGCTAAAATTATTGGCAGTACTTTATTCATCTTGAAAAGGTTTATGAATGTAAGTTTTCCAATACCACAAGAACTTGAGTCTTATGTTCAAGGACAGATTCAGTCTGGAACTTATAATACTGTGGCGGATTATTTTCTGGCTTTGCTGAACCAAGATCGTCAGAGGAAGGAGGCTCAGACAAAACTAGTGAGTTTGTTACAAGAAGGTTTGAACTCAGAGGCTGAACTGGTAACTTCAGCTTATTGGCAAGATCTGCGATTGTCGGTACTTGGAACAGAGCAATAGCAGGTATGGCTTTTTCGATAATTGTTCGAGATCGCGCTACCCAAGATATCAGGCGACAGGCAAATTATATTTTAGCGATGGGAAATCGAGATGCGGCTGAAAGGTTTCTAGAATTTGCTGAGTATGCTTTCGCGCAGCTAGCGATAACTCCCAATATGGGTAGGGTTGTGCCATTAATTTTGTCTGAGATGGGAACAATTCGTCAGTGGCGGATTAAGAATTTTAAGGATTATTTGATTTTTTACAAGGTTCTAGAAGAGCGAGTCGAAGTTCTAAGAGTTTTGCATGGTATGAGAGACTTAGAGGAGCTTTTGCCTTTTTTAGATGAAGAAGTTTAATTCATATCTTTGCCCATAGCCTCATAATTTTGGCGGACTGTTACTGTATTGGGATGTTCGGAACCAAGGGCTTTCTCAAGAATT containing:
- a CDS encoding tetratricopeptide repeat protein is translated as MPRFRFVSLNNFAVLYDSQGKYSEAEPLYLRSLEIKEL
- a CDS encoding DUF4926 domain-containing protein, with the protein product MKLLDVVALLEDVPNCHLYRGQVGTIVEVYEPKVFEVEFSDLNGKAYAIETLTERQLMVLYHYPIKERQLVSA
- a CDS encoding type II toxin-antitoxin system RelE family toxin, with protein sequence MSYRIVIPKPAQKQLDNITKIERDRLIVTLRSLADDPRPNGVKKLKGYDNIYRVRIGDYRIIYEIKDRELIVLLLSVSHRKDAY
- a CDS encoding DUF2281 domain-containing protein, whose product is MTIKEKLIQEVENISESLLAETLDFVLFLKSRYAEEEITPEEKENVLASQTAYLSGDYLTLDQYEVNQA
- a CDS encoding type II toxin-antitoxin system ParD family antitoxin produces the protein MNVSFPIPQELESYVQGQIQSGTYNTVADYFLALLNQDRQRKEAQTKLVSLLQEGLNSEAELVTSAYWQDLRLSVLGTEQ
- a CDS encoding type II toxin-antitoxin system RelE/ParE family toxin → MAFSIIVRDRATQDIRRQANYILAMGNRDAAERFLEFAEYAFAQLAITPNMGRVVPLILSEMGTIRQWRIKNFKDYLIFYKVLEERVEVLRVLHGMRDLEELLPFLDEEV